A window of Pedobacter lusitanus contains these coding sequences:
- a CDS encoding malate:quinone oxidoreductase, which yields MTSKSPNSDKAVDVVLIGAGIMSATLGVLLKELSPDLTIQIFERLDVAAAESSDAWNNAGTGHSAFCELNYTPQLEDGTVETAKAVSIAESFEVSKQFWAFLVQNKLVSSPETFIKSIPHMSFVWGADNVDFLKKRFNNLQQCELFKEMTYSEDPKQLAEWMPLVMEGRSPDEKVAATRMMLGTDVNFGALTRMMLSTLQSKPNVSMDFNQEVRKLKQKDGLWEVKVKDEETGKRKTVKAKFVFIGAGGGSLPLLEKSDIPEGKGFGGFPVSGQWLKCVNPAVIEHHHAKVYGKASVGAPPMSVPHLDTRMIDGKKALLFGPYAGFSTRFLKNGSLLDLPLSIKANNIRPMIAAGLDNIPLTKYLIDQVRQSPEDRMEALREYLPAAEMKDWELETAGQRVQVIKKDEKHGGILEFGTEVVSAGDGSIAALLGASPGASTAVSIMISLMKRCFKEKMDSAEWQTKLKQMIPSYGNSLSDDAQLCKNIRAQTTHALNLQITD from the coding sequence ATGACCAGTAAAAGTCCTAATTCAGATAAAGCAGTTGATGTTGTGTTAATTGGCGCAGGTATTATGAGCGCAACGCTTGGTGTACTACTTAAAGAACTCTCCCCGGATTTAACGATACAAATTTTTGAACGGCTTGATGTAGCAGCAGCCGAAAGTTCAGATGCGTGGAATAATGCAGGAACCGGGCATTCGGCCTTTTGTGAATTGAATTATACACCGCAATTAGAAGATGGTACAGTAGAAACTGCAAAAGCGGTTTCCATTGCCGAATCTTTTGAAGTTTCAAAGCAGTTCTGGGCTTTCCTTGTGCAGAATAAACTGGTAAGTTCTCCCGAAACATTCATTAAGAGTATTCCGCATATGAGTTTTGTATGGGGTGCAGATAATGTTGATTTTTTGAAAAAACGGTTTAATAACTTGCAGCAATGTGAGTTGTTTAAGGAAATGACATATTCTGAAGATCCTAAGCAACTGGCAGAATGGATGCCTTTGGTAATGGAGGGAAGAAGTCCGGATGAAAAGGTGGCTGCAACCAGAATGATGCTGGGTACTGATGTGAATTTTGGTGCATTAACCAGAATGATGCTGAGTACGCTGCAAAGTAAACCAAATGTTTCTATGGACTTCAATCAGGAAGTACGTAAACTAAAACAAAAAGATGGTTTATGGGAAGTGAAGGTAAAAGATGAAGAAACCGGAAAAAGAAAGACCGTAAAAGCAAAATTCGTTTTTATTGGTGCTGGTGGTGGTTCTCTTCCTTTACTGGAGAAATCAGATATTCCTGAAGGTAAAGGTTTTGGTGGTTTCCCGGTTAGCGGACAATGGTTAAAATGTGTTAATCCGGCTGTGATAGAACATCATCACGCTAAAGTATATGGTAAGGCATCTGTAGGAGCACCACCAATGTCAGTTCCTCACCTGGATACCAGAATGATAGATGGTAAAAAAGCTTTGCTTTTTGGTCCTTATGCGGGATTTTCTACTCGTTTTCTGAAAAATGGATCATTACTGGATCTTCCTTTATCAATTAAAGCAAATAATATCCGCCCTATGATTGCGGCTGGTTTAGATAATATTCCTTTGACCAAATATTTAATTGATCAGGTCAGACAATCACCGGAAGACCGGATGGAAGCACTCAGAGAGTATCTTCCGGCAGCTGAAATGAAAGACTGGGAACTGGAAACAGCAGGACAACGTGTACAGGTGATCAAAAAAGATGAAAAACATGGTGGGATACTGGAATTTGGTACAGAAGTAGTTTCTGCAGGAGATGGCTCAATTGCTGCTTTATTAGGTGCATCACCTGGTGCTTCAACTGCGGTCTCAATTATGATCAGCCTGATGAAACGTTGTTTTAAAGAAAAGATGGATAGTGCTGAATGGCAAACCAAGTTAAAACAGATGATTCCTTCGTATGGTAATAGCTTGAGTGATGATGCACAGCTTTGCAAAAACATCAGAGCGCAGACTACACATGCACTTAATCTTCAGATTACTGACTAG
- a CDS encoding lysophospholipid acyltransferase family protein, whose protein sequence is MLNKVFSRIGIFFIYTLSLLPMQVLYLFATLIYWLVYHVFGYRKAVVRTNLKNSFPEKSADELIQIEKKFYKYLAALIFEIVKMSTISKHELQKRFKVNNTALINEYFERGESVLACSGHYGNWEWGTLAVGLALKGDTYPIYKPLSNKTFDNWFYRIRSRFGNKMIPMRQTLRVMTGSKEKPSIFLFGNDQAPQKSESHYWTSFLNQQTSIQQGLEKIAIKTNRPVFYLKVKVLKRGYYEVDFVPICLNPAQSTIHEITQKHTLLLEKLIQEEPAYWLWSHRRWKHQPSQ, encoded by the coding sequence ATGTTAAATAAAGTCTTCTCCCGTATAGGGATATTCTTCATATATACACTCTCTTTATTACCAATGCAGGTACTTTACCTGTTCGCTACCCTGATTTACTGGCTGGTATATCATGTTTTCGGCTATCGCAAAGCAGTAGTCAGAACTAATCTGAAAAACTCTTTCCCTGAAAAAAGTGCAGATGAGCTTATTCAAATAGAAAAAAAATTCTACAAGTACCTTGCTGCATTGATTTTTGAAATTGTTAAAATGTCTACCATTTCAAAGCATGAACTACAGAAACGCTTCAAGGTGAATAATACGGCACTGATTAATGAATATTTTGAGCGTGGAGAAAGTGTGCTGGCCTGTTCAGGACACTACGGCAACTGGGAATGGGGAACACTGGCTGTTGGCCTGGCTCTAAAAGGTGACACCTATCCGATTTACAAACCTTTATCCAATAAAACGTTTGATAACTGGTTCTACAGGATCAGATCCAGATTTGGCAATAAGATGATACCCATGCGTCAAACGTTAAGAGTAATGACAGGGAGTAAAGAAAAACCATCTATATTTTTGTTTGGGAATGATCAGGCACCGCAAAAAAGTGAATCTCACTACTGGACATCATTTTTAAATCAGCAGACTTCAATTCAACAGGGACTGGAAAAGATCGCCATAAAGACCAACAGACCAGTATTTTATCTTAAAGTAAAAGTGCTAAAAAGAGGCTATTACGAGGTTGATTTTGTCCCTATATGCCTTAATCCGGCGCAATCAACAATTCACGAAATAACCCAGAAGCACACTCTTCTATTAGAAAAATTAATACAAGAAGAGCCTGCTTACTGGTTATGGAGTCATAGACGATGGAAACATCAGCCTAGTCAGTAA
- a CDS encoding Lrp/AsnC family transcriptional regulator codes for MEKKLDRLDISILKLLQEDSSRPHKQMAGILNVSSTTICDRIRRLKQGGYIVTSVAVLNRRKLKQEVLAFIHLKLSHCSDEIINTFKDDISAIKEVCECSTITGLYNIKLKIITTDNTSFSGVQRNIANIKNVQALESYVVLDNIINDIGFNF; via the coding sequence ATGGAGAAAAAGCTTGACAGATTAGATATTTCTATTCTTAAACTTTTACAGGAGGATAGTTCACGTCCACACAAGCAAATGGCTGGAATTTTAAATGTATCATCGACGACTATTTGTGATCGTATCAGAAGACTAAAACAGGGAGGCTATATTGTTACCTCTGTGGCGGTATTAAACCGCAGAAAATTAAAACAGGAAGTGCTGGCTTTCATACACCTTAAGCTCAGCCATTGTTCTGATGAGATTATTAATACATTTAAAGATGATATATCTGCAATAAAAGAAGTTTGTGAGTGCAGTACCATTACGGGTTTATACAATATCAAACTGAAAATTATTACCACAGATAATACTTCCTTTTCAGGCGTGCAGCGAAATATAGCCAATATAAAAAATGTACAGGCACTGGAAAGCTATGTTGTACTTGATAATATAATCAATGACATAGGTTTTAATTTTTAA
- a CDS encoding sigma-70 family RNA polymerase sigma factor, with product MREIKINHAITGRDTESLNIYLHEVGKIPLLTVEEEIQLTIRARNGDRLALDRLVRTNLRFVISVAKKYQHRGLSLGDLINEGNLGLIKAASRFDETKGFKFISFAVWWIRQAIMLAISQQTRIIRLPLNLINSISKINVTASCLEQKLERSPTMVEIAGELKMEPDRVTDDLDKVRKCVSLDDVVKSDSTHTLLETIPVRQPAADHVLIVDSDRIETSQLLKILSKREEKVLSLFFGLRGMQPLSLDDIALIFKLSRERIRQLKDSGIKKLRQKLRKEKTGKRTKNI from the coding sequence ATGAGAGAAATAAAGATCAATCATGCCATAACCGGAAGGGATACGGAATCCCTGAATATTTATCTTCATGAAGTGGGTAAAATACCATTGCTGACTGTTGAAGAAGAGATACAATTAACTATCAGGGCCAGAAATGGAGATCGTCTGGCTTTAGACCGTTTGGTGAGGACAAATTTGCGCTTTGTAATTTCTGTAGCGAAAAAATATCAGCACAGGGGACTCAGCCTTGGAGATTTAATCAATGAGGGCAATCTGGGCCTGATTAAGGCTGCTTCACGTTTTGATGAAACAAAAGGGTTCAAGTTCATCTCTTTTGCCGTATGGTGGATCAGGCAGGCTATTATGCTTGCTATTTCTCAGCAAACGCGTATTATCCGTTTGCCTCTCAATCTTATTAATTCAATTTCTAAAATAAATGTGACAGCATCCTGTCTGGAACAAAAACTGGAACGCAGTCCAACAATGGTGGAGATAGCCGGAGAATTGAAGATGGAACCTGATCGGGTGACTGACGATCTGGATAAAGTGCGTAAATGTGTGTCACTGGATGACGTGGTTAAGTCAGATTCCACGCACACTCTGCTGGAAACAATACCTGTCCGCCAGCCTGCTGCTGATCATGTTCTGATAGTGGATTCTGATAGAATAGAGACTTCTCAATTGCTGAAAATTCTGTCTAAAAGAGAAGAAAAAGTGCTGAGCTTATTTTTTGGTCTGAGGGGAATGCAACCTCTGTCACTGGATGATATAGCCCTGATATTTAAATTAAGCAGAGAACGTATCAGACAGTTAAAGGATAGCGGAATAAAAAAATTGAGACAAAAGTTACGCAAAGAGAAAACAGGAAAAAGAACTAAGAATATATAA
- a CDS encoding multidrug effflux MFS transporter, with amino-acid sequence MTRQKHFFLILLLGSLTALGPFSIDMYLPGFPAIAKDLNTSIASVSLSLSGFFIGISAGQLLYGPLLDRFGRKKPLYIGLTIYILASLGCAYVKSIDALIVLRCIQALGSCAAAVASIAMVRDLFPVNENAKVFALLWLVVGVSPMVAPTIGGYVTSTFGWHAVFLVLMILGLLNLLASIFGLPGTYKPDTTISLKPKPIILGFITVLKEPQFYTYAFTGAVAFGGLFAYISGSPQLFMKIFAVSEKTYGWIFAFLSIGLIGAGQVNTLMLKKYRSEQLIFGALICQAVTGVIFLIGSINGWFGLTETILLLFIFLSCLGFASPNASALTLAPFTKNAGSASALMGAIQMGLGTVASVGVSLFDTHSSVPMVSIMASTSILALAILYFGRKTIKHQVELNTDSPGVSLH; translated from the coding sequence ATGACCAGACAAAAACACTTCTTCCTTATCCTCCTTTTAGGTTCACTAACAGCATTGGGTCCTTTTTCTATTGACATGTACCTGCCGGGATTTCCCGCAATTGCAAAAGACCTGAATACCTCGATTGCAAGCGTGTCCCTGTCTCTTTCCGGTTTTTTTATAGGGATATCTGCCGGTCAGCTGCTCTATGGCCCACTGTTAGATCGTTTTGGAAGAAAAAAGCCCTTATACATTGGATTAACCATTTATATTCTTGCCTCTCTGGGCTGTGCTTATGTAAAAAGTATCGATGCCCTGATTGTATTAAGGTGTATACAGGCTTTAGGCAGCTGTGCAGCAGCCGTAGCTTCAATTGCTATGGTCAGAGACTTATTTCCGGTTAATGAAAATGCCAAAGTATTTGCGCTGCTATGGTTGGTAGTAGGTGTCTCTCCTATGGTTGCACCAACAATCGGTGGTTACGTTACCTCAACTTTTGGCTGGCATGCTGTATTTCTGGTGCTCATGATTTTGGGTTTGCTAAATCTGCTGGCCAGTATTTTTGGATTACCCGGAACATACAAACCAGATACCACTATATCACTAAAACCAAAGCCCATTATCCTGGGATTTATTACCGTTTTAAAGGAACCCCAATTTTACACTTATGCCTTTACCGGCGCTGTCGCCTTTGGTGGTCTCTTTGCTTATATTTCAGGCTCTCCGCAGTTGTTTATGAAGATTTTTGCGGTAAGCGAAAAAACATATGGCTGGATATTTGCCTTTTTATCCATCGGATTAATAGGTGCTGGTCAGGTTAATACACTGATGCTAAAGAAATACCGTAGCGAACAATTAATCTTTGGTGCTTTAATTTGCCAGGCAGTTACGGGAGTTATATTTTTGATTGGCAGTATAAATGGCTGGTTTGGCTTAACTGAAACCATACTCCTGCTGTTCATTTTCCTGAGCTGTCTTGGTTTTGCAAGCCCTAATGCTTCAGCCCTTACCCTGGCACCATTTACTAAAAATGCAGGAAGTGCATCCGCCCTGATGGGTGCTATTCAAATGGGCCTGGGTACAGTCGCTTCTGTAGGTGTCAGCCTGTTTGACACACATTCTTCTGTACCAATGGTTTCAATTATGGCATCAACTTCCATTCTTGCATTGGCTATTCTTTATTTTGGAAGAAAGACTATCAAACATCAGGTTGAACTTAACACAGATAGCCCCGGGGTTTCTTTGCATTAA
- a CDS encoding nucleoside phosphorylase: MQKLSEADLVINPDGSIYHLNILPEDVADTVITVGDPDRISEITKHFDRIELKKGKREFITHTGYIGTKRITVISTGIGTDNIDIVFNELDALVNVDFKTREVKEQLTSLDIIRVGTSGAVQSDLPMGTILASTFGLGLDALMHYYEHSVPDAEKGLFEHVRTHFKDLHAVNPYLTSADPVLLDTIGKGMEHGITVTAPGFYAPQGRQVRAKNAVPNFIQKLNTFSYENYRITNLEMETAGIYALAKVLGHKALSVNAILASRVNFQFSKDPNAVVDKAIKLVLERITASK, from the coding sequence ATGCAAAAATTATCAGAAGCAGACTTAGTCATTAACCCTGACGGAAGTATTTACCACCTAAATATATTACCTGAAGATGTAGCAGATACAGTAATTACTGTAGGCGATCCGGACAGGATTTCAGAAATAACCAAACACTTTGACCGTATTGAGCTTAAAAAAGGAAAAAGAGAATTTATAACCCATACAGGCTATATTGGTACAAAACGTATTACTGTAATTTCTACCGGGATTGGCACGGATAACATTGATATCGTTTTTAATGAACTGGATGCGCTTGTAAATGTAGATTTCAAGACACGTGAAGTAAAAGAACAATTAACATCGCTGGATATCATCAGAGTTGGAACTTCAGGTGCCGTACAATCTGATCTGCCAATGGGGACTATTCTGGCTTCTACTTTTGGGCTTGGTCTGGATGCGCTAATGCATTATTATGAGCATAGCGTACCAGATGCAGAAAAAGGTCTCTTCGAACATGTAAGAACACATTTTAAAGACCTGCACGCTGTTAATCCATATCTGACTTCTGCTGATCCGGTATTACTGGACACTATAGGAAAAGGAATGGAGCACGGAATTACAGTAACTGCACCAGGTTTTTATGCACCTCAGGGTCGCCAGGTAAGAGCTAAAAATGCAGTTCCGAATTTCATTCAGAAACTGAATACATTCAGTTATGAAAACTACAGAATTACAAATCTTGAAATGGAAACTGCAGGTATTTATGCTTTAGCAAAAGTTCTCGGACACAAAGCTCTTTCAGTAAACGCAATTCTAGCGAGCAGAGTAAACTTTCAGTTCAGTAAAGATCCGAATGCTGTTGTAGATAAAGCAATTAAGCTGGTTCTGGAAAGAATAACAGCTTCTAAATAA
- a CDS encoding IMPACT family protein, with protein MLFDDTYKTIDHPAEGTFKDKGSKFIAFAYPLLSENEVKAHLVKLRAEHTKANHFCYAYRLTPDKSVYRVNDDGEPSGTAGRPILNALLSAGLTNILIVVVRYFGGTLLGVPGLINAYKAAANESIMIAEIVEKTVNDSYEISFDYLVMNDVMRMVKEEQLTVLDQQFDNECKIRFEVRKSQLNKVLQRVEKQSGVEIKYLGTV; from the coding sequence ATGCTGTTTGATGACACCTACAAAACGATAGATCATCCTGCAGAAGGAACCTTCAAAGACAAAGGAAGTAAATTTATCGCTTTTGCCTATCCCTTGCTTTCAGAGAATGAGGTCAAAGCACATCTGGTTAAACTCCGGGCTGAACATACAAAAGCCAATCATTTCTGTTATGCTTACCGTTTAACACCAGATAAAAGCGTTTATCGGGTAAACGATGATGGAGAACCTTCCGGCACGGCAGGCAGACCTATTTTAAATGCTCTTTTATCAGCCGGACTAACCAATATACTGATCGTAGTGGTTCGGTATTTCGGCGGGACACTACTAGGCGTACCTGGTTTAATAAACGCATACAAAGCAGCTGCTAATGAATCAATTATGATAGCAGAAATAGTCGAAAAGACTGTAAATGATAGCTATGAAATCAGCTTTGACTACCTGGTCATGAACGATGTCATGCGTATGGTTAAAGAAGAGCAGCTTACTGTACTTGATCAGCAGTTTGATAATGAATGCAAAATCAGATTTGAAGTTAGAAAATCCCAGTTAAATAAAGTTTTACAAAGGGTCGAAAAACAGTCAGGAGTTGAAATTAAATACCTGGGCACTGTTTAA
- a CDS encoding DMT family transporter, giving the protein MIYILLSISCSVTVAVLLKLAKRYNIHVLQAVMWNYMTAIILSYIFFRPELQEITAVPSVLTIAIGVLLPAILLIFAASVRNIGIVKSDIAQRLSLFIPIMASLYVFGENFSGLKVAGLIVGFTAIILTLYRQSTVKADTGSYIYPILVFIGFGVIDVMFKKLALDKSIPYTSSLMVIFCISFVIAAMILGYIVLVKKKKVELINFICGVVLGCFNFGNILFYMKAHRAMASNPSTVFAASNMGVIILGSIVGIILFKEKVSKLNYIGISMALAAILLITLSQKYAV; this is encoded by the coding sequence ATGATATATATATTACTCAGTATCAGCTGCAGCGTAACGGTAGCAGTTCTTTTGAAATTAGCGAAACGTTACAACATTCATGTACTGCAGGCAGTGATGTGGAATTATATGACAGCTATCATATTAAGTTATATTTTCTTCAGACCAGAACTGCAGGAAATTACAGCTGTACCTTCTGTACTTACTATTGCTATTGGTGTGTTATTACCAGCAATATTGCTGATTTTTGCTGCTTCAGTCCGGAATATCGGGATAGTCAAGTCAGATATTGCTCAGCGCTTATCGCTGTTTATACCAATTATGGCCTCCTTATATGTCTTCGGCGAAAACTTTAGCGGATTAAAAGTAGCAGGATTAATAGTTGGTTTTACTGCTATCATCCTGACCCTTTATCGCCAATCAACTGTTAAAGCTGATACCGGCTCATATATATATCCAATTTTGGTATTTATAGGGTTTGGCGTGATAGATGTCATGTTTAAAAAACTGGCTTTGGATAAATCCATCCCTTATACCAGTTCGTTAATGGTCATCTTTTGCATTTCGTTTGTAATTGCAGCAATGATTTTAGGATATATCGTTCTGGTCAAAAAGAAGAAGGTAGAATTAATCAATTTCATTTGTGGTGTGGTACTTGGCTGCTTTAATTTTGGTAATATTCTTTTTTATATGAAAGCTCACCGGGCAATGGCATCAAATCCATCAACAGTATTCGCAGCATCGAATATGGGGGTCATTATTTTAGGAAGTATTGTTGGTATTATCCTCTTTAAAGAAAAAGTAAGTAAATTGAATTATATAGGTATTTCGATGGCATTAGCGGCCATTCTCCTAATTACATTATCACAAAAATATGCTGTTTGA
- the ribD gene encoding bifunctional diaminohydroxyphosphoribosylaminopyrimidine deaminase/5-amino-6-(5-phosphoribosylamino)uracil reductase RibD has protein sequence MSDELYMKRCLELAEMGSGQVSPNPLVGCVIVSGGKIIGEGYHQKYGQAHAEVNAIRSVTDQFGDKAAGLLKNAVAYVSLEPCSHFGKTPPCADLLIKHQLKKVVIGNRDPFPDVNGKGIEKLKNAGIEVVSGIMEKECSYLNRRFFTRIAQQRPYIILKWARTANGFFAPKNSVQQWISGPLAKKLVHKWRTEEDAILVGKQTAIADNPALSAREWPGKNPVRILIDRNLVVSADSQLYNNDAKTIIFNEQKTSVEENIHFIEMEDMQYYLPQKIAYQLYLMDIQSVIIEGGANILNQFISAGLWDEARVFNSSASWDTGIHSPQLNGKITSISEIDKDQLTIYENYNNQ, from the coding sequence ATGAGCGATGAATTGTACATGAAACGCTGTCTGGAGCTGGCAGAAATGGGTAGTGGTCAGGTTAGCCCAAATCCACTGGTAGGTTGTGTAATCGTAAGCGGCGGAAAGATTATAGGTGAAGGTTATCATCAGAAATATGGTCAGGCACACGCAGAAGTCAATGCTATCCGCTCTGTTACAGATCAGTTTGGTGATAAAGCAGCCGGGTTACTAAAAAATGCAGTTGCCTATGTCAGTCTTGAACCCTGTTCTCATTTTGGAAAAACTCCACCATGTGCAGACCTGTTAATCAAACACCAGCTAAAAAAAGTCGTGATAGGTAACCGTGATCCTTTTCCTGATGTAAATGGTAAAGGGATTGAAAAGTTAAAAAATGCAGGAATAGAAGTTGTCTCTGGCATAATGGAAAAGGAATGTTCTTACCTTAACCGCCGGTTCTTTACCAGAATAGCTCAGCAGCGTCCTTATATCATACTTAAATGGGCAAGGACTGCCAATGGCTTCTTCGCTCCTAAAAACTCAGTACAGCAATGGATCAGTGGCCCGCTTGCTAAAAAACTGGTGCATAAGTGGCGGACTGAAGAAGACGCTATACTGGTTGGTAAACAAACAGCAATAGCAGACAATCCGGCGCTCAGTGCAAGAGAATGGCCGGGAAAGAATCCCGTAAGAATACTTATTGACCGTAACCTGGTTGTATCAGCGGACAGTCAACTATATAATAATGATGCTAAAACCATTATTTTTAATGAGCAGAAAACGAGTGTAGAGGAGAATATACACTTTATAGAAATGGAAGATATGCAATACTACCTTCCTCAAAAGATAGCCTATCAATTATACCTGATGGATATCCAGTCGGTGATCATTGAAGGCGGTGCCAATATCCTGAATCAGTTTATTTCCGCAGGATTATGGGATGAAGCCAGGGTCTTTAATTCTTCAGCAAGCTGGGACACCGGAATACACTCCCCTCAATTAAATGGAAAGATCACATCAATCTCTGAAATAGATAAGGATCAGTTAACTATATACGAAAACTACAATAATCAATGA
- the prmC gene encoding peptide chain release factor N(5)-glutamine methyltransferase, producing MNFKQLEQYFINELSSLYDGEEAKQLFYLVVEQVSGWNRTQLLINMTESLSAELTLTYDDVLLELKQGRPMQHIFAVAWFYGLRFKVSEAVLIPRPETEELIEWILDTVKSEPVSSILDIGTGSGCIAITLKKNLEQVDVSAIDVSAAALAIAEENALTNTAAVNFIHADILTYSSSFRYDLIVSNPPYITEHEKEEMHQNVLAYEPHLALFVSNENPLLFYKKIADFALINLRPKGRLFFEINEYLGKETVDMLLAKGFTDIILRKDMQGKDRMISCGL from the coding sequence ATGAATTTTAAGCAATTAGAACAATACTTTATCAATGAACTATCTTCATTGTATGATGGGGAAGAAGCAAAGCAGTTGTTTTATCTGGTAGTTGAACAGGTCTCAGGCTGGAATCGTACTCAGTTACTGATAAATATGACTGAATCTTTATCTGCTGAACTTACTTTGACTTATGATGATGTGTTGCTGGAACTGAAACAGGGAAGGCCAATGCAGCATATTTTTGCGGTAGCATGGTTTTACGGGCTTAGATTTAAGGTCAGCGAAGCTGTTTTAATTCCCAGACCTGAAACAGAAGAACTGATAGAATGGATATTAGATACGGTAAAAAGTGAACCGGTTTCCAGTATACTTGATATTGGTACTGGCAGCGGGTGCATTGCTATAACTTTAAAAAAGAATCTGGAGCAGGTGGATGTGAGCGCAATTGATGTTTCTGCAGCTGCTTTAGCTATCGCTGAAGAAAATGCCCTGACCAATACTGCTGCTGTAAACTTCATTCATGCTGATATCTTAACTTACAGCAGTTCGTTTAGGTATGATCTGATTGTGAGTAATCCACCTTATATTACTGAGCATGAAAAGGAAGAAATGCATCAGAACGTCTTAGCTTACGAACCTCATCTGGCCTTGTTTGTAAGTAATGAAAATCCTTTATTGTTTTATAAAAAGATAGCAGATTTTGCTTTGATTAATCTTCGGCCAAAGGGCAGGCTATTCTTTGAAATAAATGAATATTTGGGTAAAGAAACAGTAGATATGCTTTTAGCTAAAGGCTTTACTGATATCATTTTGAGAAAAGATATGCAAGGGAAAGACAGGATGATTTCCTGTGGCCTGTAA
- the xerD gene encoding site-specific tyrosine recombinase XerD: MINFPHHHTFKAYLKLERGLSGNSVDAYLNDVNKLFQYYEVIGEEFIIKNISDKTLHNFIIWLSELGMLANTQARVISGLKSFFNYLMLEELIEIDPSQQLDSPKLSRKLPDILNVTEINALIDAVDASRPEGMRNKAILEVLYGCGLRVTELITLRISDLNPTQEYIKVRGKGNKERIVPIGETALKFIDIYLSQVRVHLTIKKGNEDYIFLNRLGSRLSRISVFTMIKALATNIGLQKNISPHTFRHSFATHLIEGGADLRAVQEMLGHSSITTTEVYTHLDKDYLRGVITQFHPRT, encoded by the coding sequence GTGATTAATTTTCCCCATCATCATACATTTAAAGCTTATTTAAAACTGGAACGCGGACTCTCTGGAAATTCTGTTGATGCCTATCTTAATGATGTGAATAAACTATTTCAGTATTATGAAGTAATAGGCGAGGAATTCATCATTAAAAACATATCTGACAAGACTTTACATAATTTTATCATCTGGCTCAGTGAGTTAGGCATGCTGGCCAATACGCAGGCAAGGGTAATTTCAGGATTAAAGTCTTTTTTTAATTATCTGATGCTGGAAGAACTGATTGAAATAGACCCGTCCCAACAGCTTGACTCCCCTAAATTAAGCAGAAAACTCCCTGATATACTAAACGTTACAGAGATCAACGCATTAATTGATGCAGTAGACGCTTCCAGGCCGGAAGGTATGAGAAATAAAGCGATTTTAGAAGTGTTATATGGCTGTGGTCTAAGGGTAACTGAACTGATAACTCTTCGGATTTCGGATCTCAACCCTACCCAGGAGTATATTAAAGTAAGAGGTAAAGGAAATAAAGAGAGAATTGTGCCTATCGGAGAAACCGCATTAAAATTCATAGATATCTACCTTAGCCAGGTAAGAGTACATCTGACTATAAAAAAAGGTAATGAAGACTATATTTTCCTGAACAGATTAGGTAGCCGCTTATCAAGGATATCTGTATTTACAATGATTAAAGCTCTGGCAACAAACATAGGTTTACAAAAGAATATAAGCCCGCATACTTTCAGACATTCTTTTGCCACGCATTTAATTGAGGGCGGTGCAGATTTGCGTGCAGTACAGGAAATGCTTGGTCATTCCAGTATTACGACTACCGAAGTATACACGCACCTGGACAAAGATTATTTAAGAGGCGTAATTACTCAGTTTCATCCCAGAACATAG